The following coding sequences lie in one Saccharopolyspora hordei genomic window:
- a CDS encoding type II secretion system F family protein, with the protein MSAVAPVLAAVAVLVFPVASGRARLRSLRPPPRRRRPPVTAWALPLAAGSVAVQLFGPVAGVLVGVAAAIAARRWSVLAARRRERTDPLVLAAGWDLLAAGMRAGLPVPVVVQAVAEELAGAARRTLREVADHLALGSDAVTSWEPALSNPDTAELARAARRTARTGQGLAEVASELAERARSTVAEQAEARAQRIAVWMAGPLGLCFLPAFLCLGVAPVVLGALQRLTVL; encoded by the coding sequence GTGAGCGCGGTCGCGCCGGTGCTCGCGGCCGTGGCGGTGCTCGTCTTCCCCGTCGCTTCCGGGCGGGCGCGGTTGCGGTCGCTGCGCCCGCCGCCCCGGCGGCGGCGACCTCCCGTCACCGCCTGGGCACTGCCGTTGGCCGCCGGATCGGTCGCCGTGCAGCTGTTCGGGCCGGTGGCCGGCGTGCTGGTCGGCGTGGCAGCCGCGATCGCCGCGCGTCGGTGGTCGGTGCTGGCGGCACGGCGGCGCGAGCGCACCGATCCGCTGGTGCTGGCCGCCGGGTGGGACCTGCTCGCCGCCGGCATGCGGGCGGGACTGCCGGTCCCGGTCGTCGTGCAGGCGGTGGCCGAGGAACTGGCCGGAGCCGCGCGGCGGACCCTGCGCGAGGTCGCCGACCACCTCGCGCTCGGTTCGGACGCGGTGACCAGCTGGGAACCGGCACTGTCCAATCCGGACACCGCCGAGCTGGCCCGCGCCGCGCGGCGGACCGCGCGCACCGGTCAAGGCCTGGCCGAGGTCGCCTCGGAGCTCGCCGAGCGCGCCCGCAGCACGGTCGCCGAGCAGGCCGAGGCGCGGGCGCAACGGATCGCGGTGTGGATGGCCGGCCCGCTGGGCCTGTGCTTCCTGCCCGCGTTCCTGTGCCTCGGGGTGGCGCCCGTGGTCCTGGGTGCGCTGCAGCGGCTGACCGTTCTCTGA
- a CDS encoding type II secretion system F family protein, giving the protein MLIPALVSAAAAALCWPEVRARDRLRPRPARPAFGPVRRARLLVVPVAAVVGFLVAGPAGSLAGAGLAALGGHHWRAARERRARLARADELTAGLRLLVAQLRAGAHPAAAAEGAAAEAGAAVAGVFRDMAATVRLGGDVAAVLRGHDLVELRAPLERMSRAWALAERHGVALADLLDAVRRDVERRTAFRRGVEAKLAGPRSTAAVLTGLPVCGLLFGEAIGSAPLAVLDDGLVGQLLVLVGAGLLAAGASWTLRLTEAVQS; this is encoded by the coding sequence GTGCTGATCCCCGCGCTGGTGTCCGCGGCCGCCGCGGCGCTGTGCTGGCCGGAGGTCCGTGCCCGCGACCGCCTCCGCCCGCGGCCCGCGCGACCCGCGTTCGGGCCGGTGCGCCGCGCGCGGCTGCTCGTGGTGCCGGTGGCGGCGGTGGTCGGGTTCCTCGTCGCCGGTCCGGCGGGCTCGCTCGCCGGGGCCGGGTTGGCGGCGCTCGGTGGCCACCACTGGCGGGCTGCGCGGGAGCGGCGGGCCCGGCTCGCGCGGGCCGACGAACTCACCGCCGGCCTGCGGCTGCTGGTGGCCCAGCTGCGCGCCGGGGCGCACCCGGCCGCGGCGGCGGAGGGCGCGGCGGCCGAAGCCGGTGCCGCGGTCGCCGGGGTCTTCCGGGACATGGCGGCCACCGTCCGGCTCGGCGGTGACGTGGCGGCCGTCCTGCGCGGCCACGACCTCGTCGAGCTGCGCGCACCCCTGGAGCGGATGTCCAGGGCGTGGGCGCTGGCGGAGCGGCACGGCGTCGCGCTGGCCGACCTGCTCGACGCGGTGCGCCGCGACGTCGAGCGGCGCACCGCCTTCCGCCGCGGTGTCGAGGCGAAGCTGGCCGGTCCGCGCTCGACGGCGGCGGTGCTCACCGGACTGCCGGTCTGCGGCCTGCTGTTCGGGGAGGCCATCGGGTCGGCACCGCTCGCGGTGCTCGACGACGGGCTGGTCGGGCAGCTGCTGGTGCTGGTCGGAGCGGGCCTGCTGGCGGCCGGGGCGAGCTGGACGCTGCGGCTGACCGAGGCGGTGCAGTCGTGA
- a CDS encoding TadA family conjugal transfer-associated ATPase encodes MPASGAPGCDAVDRELLARVRNRLVGSGAALTSDAVASAVREESGGLVADADVLAALRLVQQEFRGAGVLEPLLRDPEVCDVLVNAPDEVWVDRGDGLRRAAVRFPDEDAVRRLAQRLAMSTGRRLDDAQPWVDAWLPQGSASGAVRLHAVLPPVAGGGTCISLRVLRPAAHDLAALQASGAFDGPTAAVLRAIVAARLAFLVVGGTASGKTTLLAAMLGEVAESERIVCVEEAAELHPRHPHVVRLLTRPPNVEGVGEIQVRDLVRQALRMRPDRLVVGEVRGAEVRELLAALNTGHDGGGGTLHANSPREVPARLEALAAVGGLSRSALHSQLAAAVQVVLHVRRSAQRGRHLAGIGVLRRVGERVEVVPAWQCDDGWAAGRDDLAALLAARGGALPC; translated from the coding sequence ATGCCTGCGAGCGGAGCCCCGGGGTGCGACGCGGTGGACCGCGAGCTGCTGGCGCGGGTCCGCAACCGCTTGGTCGGTAGCGGTGCCGCGCTGACCTCCGACGCCGTCGCCTCCGCGGTCCGCGAGGAGTCCGGCGGCCTGGTCGCCGACGCCGACGTGCTGGCCGCGCTCCGCTTGGTGCAGCAGGAGTTCCGCGGCGCCGGGGTGCTCGAACCGCTGCTGCGCGACCCGGAGGTCTGCGACGTGCTGGTGAACGCGCCGGACGAGGTCTGGGTGGACCGCGGTGACGGCCTGCGGCGGGCGGCGGTGCGCTTCCCCGACGAGGACGCGGTGCGGCGGCTGGCGCAGCGCCTCGCGATGTCCACCGGCCGGCGGCTCGACGACGCCCAACCGTGGGTGGACGCCTGGCTGCCGCAGGGCAGCGCCTCCGGCGCGGTGCGGTTGCACGCCGTGCTGCCGCCGGTGGCGGGCGGCGGGACCTGCATCTCGCTGCGCGTCCTCCGCCCCGCCGCGCACGACCTCGCCGCCCTGCAGGCCTCGGGGGCCTTCGACGGGCCGACCGCCGCGGTGCTGCGCGCGATCGTCGCCGCGCGGCTGGCGTTCCTGGTGGTCGGGGGCACGGCCAGCGGCAAGACCACGCTGCTGGCGGCGATGCTCGGCGAGGTCGCCGAGTCGGAGCGGATCGTCTGCGTCGAGGAGGCGGCCGAGCTGCACCCGAGGCACCCGCACGTGGTCCGGCTGCTCACCCGGCCGCCGAACGTCGAGGGAGTGGGCGAGATCCAGGTCCGCGACCTGGTGCGGCAGGCCCTGCGGATGCGCCCGGACCGGCTGGTCGTCGGCGAGGTGCGCGGGGCAGAGGTCCGGGAGCTGCTGGCGGCGTTGAACACCGGCCACGACGGGGGTGGCGGGACGCTGCACGCCAACTCGCCGCGGGAAGTGCCCGCCCGGTTGGAAGCGCTGGCGGCGGTGGGCGGCCTGTCGCGCAGCGCGCTGCACAGCCAGCTCGCCGCCGCGGTGCAGGTCGTGCTGCACGTCCGGCGCAGCGCCCAGCGGGGACGGCACCTGGCCGGGATCGGCGTGCTGCGGCGCGTCGGCGAGCGGGTCGAGGTCGTCCCGGCGTGGCAGTGCGACGACGGGTGGGCGGCGGGCCGGGACGACCTGGCCGCGCTGCTGGCCGCTCGGGGAGGTGCGTTGCCGTGCTGA
- the ssd gene encoding septum site-determining protein Ssd translates to MAAARPLLVARDADLADEAARLAAAAGGDLARAHAVSAPAWRAAPVVLLDAAAAAEGAAEGLPRRPGVVVLCRDPTPELWRTAFEVGAEQVIALPADETALIELLADVADAPARDGRVLAVLGGCGGAGASVLATAAAVLAARGGARALLVDCDPLGGGVDLAVGTEADEGLRWSGLAVGAGRLGASALHEALPERRVGSGAVAVLSCDRDGPSSGLTPEGVRAVLAAGRRAGDVVVCDVPRALPDPATAALREADLAVVVVPAEVRAVAAAERVVATVADHAAGPVRLVVRGPAPGGLRTADVARAVGAEVLAAVRAEPQLPALLDRGGLAARLRRRGPVAKAAQRVLAELARIDPAVPAAR, encoded by the coding sequence ATGGCTGCTGCACGTCCGCTCCTCGTCGCCCGAGACGCCGACCTGGCCGACGAGGCCGCTCGGCTGGCCGCCGCGGCCGGGGGAGACCTCGCGCGAGCCCACGCGGTGTCCGCACCCGCCTGGCGCGCGGCGCCGGTGGTGCTGCTCGACGCTGCGGCCGCCGCCGAGGGCGCGGCCGAGGGGTTGCCGCGAAGACCCGGGGTCGTCGTGCTCTGCCGCGACCCGACCCCGGAGCTGTGGCGGACCGCGTTCGAGGTCGGTGCGGAGCAGGTGATCGCGCTGCCCGCCGACGAGACCGCGCTGATCGAGCTGCTGGCCGACGTCGCGGACGCTCCGGCGCGGGACGGGCGGGTCCTCGCGGTGCTCGGCGGCTGCGGCGGCGCCGGGGCCTCCGTGCTCGCCACCGCCGCCGCGGTGCTGGCGGCCCGCGGTGGTGCGCGGGCGCTGCTGGTCGACTGCGACCCGTTGGGCGGCGGTGTCGACCTCGCGGTGGGCACCGAGGCCGACGAGGGGCTGCGCTGGTCAGGACTGGCCGTCGGCGCCGGTCGGCTCGGTGCGAGCGCGCTGCACGAGGCGCTGCCCGAACGCCGGGTCGGCTCCGGTGCCGTCGCGGTGCTGTCCTGCGACCGCGACGGTCCGTCCAGCGGGCTGACGCCGGAAGGCGTGCGCGCGGTGCTGGCGGCCGGTCGGCGCGCCGGTGACGTCGTGGTGTGCGACGTGCCGCGAGCGCTGCCCGACCCGGCCACCGCGGCGCTGCGGGAGGCCGACCTCGCGGTGGTCGTCGTCCCCGCGGAGGTCCGCGCGGTCGCCGCGGCCGAGCGGGTGGTGGCCACGGTCGCCGACCACGCGGCGGGACCGGTCCGCCTGGTGGTGCGCGGTCCCGCGCCCGGCGGGCTCCGCACCGCCGACGTGGCGCGGGCGGTCGGTGCCGAGGTGCTGGCCGCGGTGCGGGCCGAGCCGCAGCTCCCGGCCCTCCTCGACCGCGGCGGGCTGGCGGCCCGGCTGCGGCGCCGCGGCCCGGTGGCGAAGGCGGCGCAGCGCGTGCTGGCCGAGCTGGCCCGGATCGACCCCGCTGTCCCCGCTGCTCGCTGA
- a CDS encoding HAD-IB family hydrolase, with amino-acid sequence MLCGVTEPANPAPRTGHRVAAFFDLDKTIIAKSSTLAFSRPFFQEGLINRRAVLKSAYAQFVFMLAGADSDQMDRMRAHITSLCTGWDVEQVNAIVEETLHDIVDPLVYKEATQLIAEHKEQGHDIVVLSASGQEVVAPIAKLLGADHWSGTRMVVADGRYTGEVEFYCSAENKAVAARDLAEEHGYDLSQCHAYSDSISDLPLLEAVGHPTVINPDRALRKEAVQRGWPSLAFDHPVSLRARIPTPSRAAVTAAGVGTAAVAAAGAAWWGLRAWRRRR; translated from the coding sequence ATGCTGTGCGGCGTGACAGAGCCCGCGAACCCCGCGCCCCGCACCGGACACCGGGTGGCGGCGTTCTTCGACCTGGACAAGACGATCATCGCCAAGTCGAGCACGCTCGCCTTCAGCCGGCCGTTCTTCCAGGAGGGGCTGATCAACCGGCGGGCCGTGCTGAAGAGCGCGTACGCCCAGTTCGTGTTCATGCTGGCCGGCGCCGACAGCGACCAGATGGACCGGATGCGCGCGCACATCACCTCGCTGTGCACCGGGTGGGACGTCGAGCAGGTCAACGCGATCGTCGAGGAGACCCTGCACGACATCGTCGACCCGCTGGTCTACAAGGAAGCCACCCAGCTCATCGCCGAGCACAAGGAGCAGGGCCACGACATCGTCGTGCTGTCCGCCTCCGGCCAGGAGGTCGTCGCCCCGATCGCGAAGCTGCTCGGCGCCGACCACTGGTCGGGCACCCGGATGGTGGTGGCCGACGGCCGCTACACCGGCGAGGTCGAGTTCTACTGCTCGGCGGAGAACAAGGCGGTCGCCGCCCGCGACCTGGCCGAGGAGCACGGCTACGACCTGTCCCAGTGCCACGCCTACTCGGACTCGATCTCCGACCTGCCGCTGCTGGAAGCCGTCGGGCACCCCACCGTGATCAACCCGGACCGCGCGCTGCGCAAGGAGGCGGTGCAGCGCGGCTGGCCGTCGCTGGCCTTCGACCACCCGGTGTCGCTGCGCGCCCGGATCCCCACCCCCTCCCGCGCGGCGGTCACCGCGGCCGGGGTCGGGACGGCCGCGGTCGCCGCGGCCGGTGCCGCGTGGTGGGGGCTGCGCGCCTGGCGGCGCCGACGCTGA
- a CDS encoding glycoside hydrolase family 3 protein, giving the protein MSPKTRTRRAATALSALAVGAVAITATGGASGPQRPADILQDMTLEEKVGQLFVTYAYGRTADTAHPKNQEEFGVDTPAQVVQKYHLGGIIHFTWTDSLHDPVQIAELSNGLQEAAVDSGAGVPLLISTDQEQGQVTRIGEPATQFPGNMALGAGRSPEDAERAAAITGQELRAMGLNLDFAPSGDVNVNPSNPVIGVRSFSSDPALAAQLTAAQVRGYEDSAGPGETVSGSVKHFPGHGDTNQDSHTSLPVIEHDRQQWEQLDAPPFREAIGAGTDAVMSAHIVVPKLDDSGEPSTLSPNVLTGMLRDELGFQGVIITDSLQMEGVRQEHPDAEIPVLALKAGADLLLMPKDLQTAIDGVIGAVRSGELSEQRIDESVQRVLALKAARGVLDDPFVDVSRVDQVVGSQEHRDAAQAITDRTTTLLRNDGVLPLQPPARMFVTGAGDEATAALAERIGARGPQTSALDTGLQPTPEQIAQAVEQAQQHDVTVVLTNAAWNEDNAAQRDLVRALQETGKPVVAVAVRDPYDAAHVDVPAWIATYSDKPVAMESLAKVLFGETTPVGKLPVPVPDPNRPGTDAYPFGHGLGW; this is encoded by the coding sequence GTGTCCCCGAAGACCCGCACGCGCCGCGCCGCGACCGCGCTCAGCGCCCTCGCCGTCGGGGCGGTGGCGATCACCGCGACCGGTGGCGCCTCCGGACCGCAGCGGCCCGCCGACATCCTCCAGGACATGACGCTGGAGGAGAAGGTGGGGCAGCTCTTCGTCACCTACGCCTACGGTCGCACCGCCGACACCGCGCACCCGAAGAACCAGGAGGAGTTCGGGGTCGACACGCCCGCGCAGGTGGTGCAGAAGTACCACCTCGGCGGCATCATCCACTTCACCTGGACCGACAGCCTCCACGACCCGGTGCAGATCGCCGAGCTGTCCAACGGCCTGCAGGAGGCCGCGGTCGACTCCGGCGCCGGGGTGCCGCTGCTGATCTCCACCGACCAGGAGCAGGGCCAGGTCACCCGCATCGGCGAGCCCGCGACCCAGTTCCCCGGCAACATGGCGCTCGGCGCCGGCCGCAGCCCCGAGGACGCCGAGCGCGCCGCCGCGATCACCGGCCAGGAGCTGCGCGCGATGGGGCTGAACCTGGACTTCGCGCCCAGCGGCGACGTCAACGTCAACCCGTCGAACCCGGTGATCGGGGTCCGCTCCTTCTCCTCCGACCCGGCGCTGGCCGCGCAGCTCACCGCCGCGCAGGTCCGCGGCTACGAGGACTCCGCCGGGCCCGGCGAGACGGTGTCGGGCTCGGTCAAGCACTTCCCCGGGCACGGCGACACCAACCAGGACAGCCACACCTCGCTGCCGGTGATCGAGCACGACCGGCAGCAGTGGGAGCAGCTGGACGCCCCGCCGTTCCGGGAGGCCATCGGCGCCGGGACCGACGCGGTGATGAGCGCGCACATCGTGGTGCCGAAGCTGGACGACTCCGGTGAGCCCTCGACGCTGTCGCCGAACGTGCTCACCGGGATGCTCCGCGACGAGCTCGGCTTCCAGGGCGTCATCATCACCGACTCGCTGCAGATGGAAGGCGTGCGGCAGGAGCACCCGGACGCCGAGATCCCGGTGCTGGCGCTCAAGGCCGGGGCGGACCTGCTGCTCATGCCGAAGGACCTGCAGACCGCCATCGACGGGGTGATCGGGGCGGTGCGCAGCGGTGAGCTCAGCGAGCAGCGCATCGACGAGAGCGTGCAGCGGGTCCTGGCGCTGAAGGCCGCGCGGGGCGTGCTGGACGACCCGTTCGTCGACGTCTCCCGGGTGGACCAGGTCGTCGGCTCGCAGGAGCACCGCGACGCCGCGCAGGCGATCACCGACCGCACCACGACGCTGCTGCGCAACGACGGCGTGCTGCCGCTGCAGCCACCGGCCCGGATGTTCGTCACCGGGGCCGGGGACGAGGCCACCGCCGCGCTGGCCGAGCGGATCGGCGCGCGCGGGCCGCAGACCTCGGCGCTGGACACCGGCCTGCAGCCCACACCGGAGCAGATCGCCCAGGCCGTCGAGCAGGCGCAGCAGCACGACGTCACCGTGGTGCTCACCAACGCCGCGTGGAACGAGGACAACGCCGCGCAGCGAGACCTGGTCCGCGCCCTGCAGGAGACCGGCAAGCCGGTCGTCGCGGTCGCCGTCCGCGACCCCTACGACGCGGCCCACGTCGACGTGCCCGCCTGGATCGCCACCTACTCGGACAAGCCGGTGGCGATGGAGTCGCTGGCCAAGGTGCTCTTCGGCGAGACCACCCCGGTGGGCAAGCTGCCGGTCCCGGTGCCGGACCCGAACCGCCCGGGCACCGACGCCTACCCCTTCGGCCACGGCCTGGGCTGGTGA
- a CDS encoding exo-beta-N-acetylmuramidase NamZ family protein → MAEFRLNRRSLLTAAALGAPAAAVASACSAPQQADLGFEVRTGADVLAGRDFDDVRGRRIGVVTNPTGVLSSLEHVVDAMQASGAVDVVAVFGPEHGFRGTSQAGGSEGDHRDPRTGLPVYDAYGADAAKLAEMFRKARVEQVVFDIADVGARFYTYIWTMYTAMQAAQQVGAGFLVLDRPNPIGGLVAGPRLDPRFASGVGVLPIVQQHGMTVGELARMFDRVYLPEPLPQLNVVRVEGWKGRAADTGLPWVPPSPNMPTQDTAKLYPGTGLFEGTVLSEGRGTTRPFEIIGAPGIDWRWAEDLNAAELPGVRFRETAFVPTFSKHANTLCGGVQVHRTGDDVDPIRTAVTMIVTARRRYPQVFGWRPDDMIDKLSGSDRLRTMVDRGADAAEIVDSWQDDVTDFRRQREPHLLYR, encoded by the coding sequence GTGGCTGAGTTCCGGCTCAACCGGCGCAGCCTGCTCACCGCGGCCGCGCTGGGGGCCCCTGCCGCCGCGGTGGCCTCCGCCTGCTCCGCGCCGCAGCAGGCGGACCTCGGCTTCGAGGTCCGCACCGGCGCGGACGTGCTCGCCGGGCGGGACTTCGACGACGTCCGGGGCCGGCGCATCGGGGTGGTGACCAACCCGACCGGCGTGCTGTCGTCGCTGGAGCACGTCGTCGACGCCATGCAGGCCAGCGGGGCGGTCGACGTCGTCGCAGTCTTCGGGCCCGAGCACGGGTTCCGCGGCACCTCGCAGGCGGGCGGGTCGGAGGGCGACCACCGCGACCCGCGCACCGGGCTGCCGGTGTACGACGCGTACGGGGCGGACGCGGCGAAGCTGGCGGAGATGTTCCGCAAGGCGCGCGTCGAGCAGGTGGTCTTCGACATCGCCGACGTGGGCGCCCGCTTCTACACCTACATCTGGACGATGTACACCGCGATGCAGGCCGCGCAGCAGGTCGGGGCCGGTTTCCTGGTGCTGGACCGGCCGAACCCGATCGGCGGGCTGGTCGCCGGGCCGCGGCTGGACCCGCGGTTCGCCTCCGGCGTCGGGGTGCTGCCGATCGTGCAGCAGCACGGGATGACCGTCGGCGAGCTGGCGCGGATGTTCGACCGCGTGTACTTGCCGGAACCGCTGCCGCAGCTCAACGTGGTGCGGGTGGAGGGCTGGAAGGGGCGTGCGGCGGACACCGGACTGCCTTGGGTGCCGCCCAGCCCGAACATGCCGACCCAGGACACCGCCAAGCTGTACCCCGGGACCGGCCTGTTCGAGGGCACGGTGCTCTCCGAGGGCCGCGGCACCACCCGGCCGTTCGAGATCATCGGGGCGCCGGGCATCGACTGGCGGTGGGCCGAGGACCTCAACGCGGCCGAGCTGCCCGGGGTGCGCTTCCGCGAGACCGCCTTCGTGCCGACCTTCTCCAAGCACGCGAACACCCTCTGCGGCGGGGTGCAGGTGCACCGGACCGGCGACGACGTCGACCCGATCCGCACCGCGGTCACCATGATCGTCACCGCGCGGCGCCGCTACCCGCAGGTGTTCGGCTGGCGACCCGACGACATGATCGACAAGCTGTCCGGCTCCGACCGGTTGCGCACGATGGTCGACCGCGGTGCCGACGCGGCCGAGATCGTCGATTCGTGGCAGGACGACGTCACCGACTTCCGACGACAACGCGAACCGCACCTGCTGTACCGCTGA
- a CDS encoding serine hydrolase domain-containing protein, translating into MGRTILAAVALLSVTALTGSATASPEEAGGRFDRPQQDFAPAWTVLRDGTPEEVGLDPAPIDAALEQVAAWVERTPDLEHPMYAGAVSLLVHDGVVVRREAVGDEVRYTDREGTELPVEQREPVRTDTIFDVASVSKLFTSIAALQLVDDGELDLDAPVAQYLPEFGVNGKQDITVEQLLTHTSGLQAQAQLWELPPEQRIPWIMQLTPEHAPGTHYTYSDPNMITLGLVVERLAGEPLDRVVAERITGPLGMRDTGYNPPADELHRIAATEFQVDPPRGMVRGQVHDENAWSLGGVAGQAGVFSTADDLATLGQALLNGGTYAGNRILSEDSVRRMLTDYNDAFPGHAHGLGFELDQRWYMAGLSAPHTAGHTGFTGTSLVIDPLSRSVAVLLTNRVHPSREWGSNNRARQALAQGLAQALAVRPEFGSQSWYTDRAGTLTTDPLGPVAGPVQVSFSAFVDTQRDSDGTDPLLLESSVDGGDWRPVPVSAEGPGAPEDDQQELAGAGHRSWWEVSGSVEAEPGQRVQLRWRYAPDEQYAGRGVNVDGILAADRDATLLDGELQADRLHAEGWTQTDR; encoded by the coding sequence ATGGGCAGGACGATCTTGGCGGCCGTGGCGCTGCTGTCGGTCACCGCGCTGACCGGTTCCGCGACCGCGTCTCCCGAGGAGGCCGGCGGGCGCTTCGACCGCCCGCAGCAGGACTTCGCCCCCGCCTGGACCGTGCTGCGCGACGGCACCCCCGAAGAGGTGGGGCTCGACCCGGCCCCGATCGACGCGGCGCTGGAGCAGGTCGCGGCGTGGGTGGAGCGGACGCCGGACCTGGAGCACCCGATGTACGCGGGTGCGGTGAGCCTGCTGGTGCACGACGGCGTGGTGGTGCGGCGCGAGGCGGTCGGCGACGAGGTCCGCTACACCGACCGCGAGGGCACCGAACTGCCCGTCGAGCAGCGGGAGCCGGTGCGCACCGACACGATCTTCGACGTCGCCTCCGTCAGCAAGCTGTTCACCTCGATCGCGGCGCTGCAGCTGGTCGACGACGGCGAGCTGGACCTGGACGCCCCGGTGGCCCAGTACCTGCCCGAGTTCGGCGTCAACGGCAAGCAGGACATCACCGTCGAGCAGCTGCTCACGCACACCTCCGGCCTGCAGGCCCAGGCGCAGCTGTGGGAGCTGCCGCCGGAGCAGCGGATCCCGTGGATCATGCAGCTGACCCCGGAGCACGCGCCCGGCACGCACTACACCTACTCCGACCCGAACATGATCACGCTCGGCCTGGTGGTCGAGCGCCTCGCCGGGGAGCCGCTGGACCGGGTGGTGGCCGAGCGGATCACCGGGCCGCTGGGCATGCGCGACACCGGCTACAACCCGCCCGCCGACGAGCTGCACCGCATCGCGGCCACGGAGTTCCAGGTCGACCCGCCGCGCGGCATGGTGCGCGGCCAGGTGCACGACGAGAACGCCTGGTCGCTGGGCGGTGTCGCGGGGCAGGCCGGCGTCTTCTCCACCGCCGACGACCTGGCGACGCTGGGCCAGGCGCTGCTCAACGGCGGCACCTACGCGGGCAACCGCATCCTGTCCGAGGACAGCGTGCGGCGGATGCTGACCGACTACAACGACGCCTTCCCCGGCCACGCGCACGGCCTCGGCTTCGAGCTCGACCAGCGCTGGTACATGGCCGGGCTCAGCGCCCCGCACACCGCCGGGCACACCGGGTTCACCGGGACGTCGCTGGTGATCGACCCGCTGTCGCGGTCGGTCGCGGTGCTGCTGACCAACCGGGTGCACCCGTCGCGCGAGTGGGGGTCGAACAACCGGGCCCGGCAGGCGCTGGCCCAGGGCTTGGCGCAGGCGCTCGCGGTGCGGCCGGAGTTCGGCTCGCAGTCCTGGTACACCGACCGCGCGGGCACGTTGACCACCGACCCGCTGGGACCGGTCGCCGGACCGGTGCAGGTCTCGTTCAGCGCGTTCGTGGACACCCAGCGGGACAGCGACGGGACCGACCCGCTGCTGCTGGAGTCCAGCGTGGACGGCGGGGACTGGCGTCCGGTCCCGGTCTCGGCCGAGGGGCCCGGGGCGCCGGAGGACGACCAGCAGGAGCTGGCCGGGGCCGGGCACCGCAGTTGGTGGGAGGTCAGCGGGTCCGTCGAGGCGGAGCCGGGCCAGCGAGTGCAGCTGCGGTGGCGGTACGCGCCGGACGAGCAGTACGCCGGGCGCGGGGTGAACGTGGACGGCATCCTGGCCGCCGACCGGGACGCGACCCTGCTGGACGGCGAGCTCCAGGCCGACCGCCTGCACGCCGAGGGCTGGACCCAGACCGACCGCTGA
- a CDS encoding MBL fold metallo-hydrolase, whose amino-acid sequence MDEQQRWNAVAGLRSIELGDLRVSYVPDGVVGLKPRGWFPGTTDDDWRDRAQHLDGTGQLVASIGGLLVERGSRALLVDAGFGPSSRPDDPANPAVGATRGGALLEDLAALGRSPEDVEAVAITHLHTDHIGWVHEGVFTTARVLVAEPEWQRRDQRAADVTDAVLAGLEAQLDTVRDGQEVFPGVRVRYSAGHTPGHASYVITSGGQRLIAFGDALHSAVQIAEPGWPVWADVDREEAVRTRRDLVRELQRPATTGFGVHFADVQFGRAVTGSGTTRWQPLP is encoded by the coding sequence GTGGACGAGCAGCAGCGGTGGAACGCGGTGGCCGGTCTCCGGTCGATCGAGCTGGGCGACCTGCGGGTCAGCTACGTCCCGGACGGCGTCGTGGGGCTCAAGCCCCGCGGCTGGTTCCCGGGGACGACGGACGACGACTGGCGCGACCGCGCCCAGCACCTCGACGGCACGGGGCAGCTGGTCGCCAGCATCGGGGGACTGCTCGTCGAGCGCGGCTCGCGCGCGCTGCTGGTCGACGCCGGGTTCGGGCCGAGCAGCCGGCCCGACGACCCGGCGAACCCGGCCGTGGGCGCCACCCGTGGCGGTGCGCTGCTGGAGGACCTGGCGGCGCTGGGCCGCTCCCCGGAGGACGTCGAAGCGGTCGCGATCACCCACCTGCACACCGACCACATCGGCTGGGTGCACGAGGGCGTCTTCACCACCGCGCGGGTGCTGGTGGCGGAGCCGGAGTGGCAGCGCCGCGACCAGCGCGCCGCGGACGTCACCGACGCGGTGCTCGCCGGGCTGGAGGCCCAGCTCGACACCGTCCGCGACGGCCAGGAGGTCTTCCCGGGCGTGCGGGTGCGGTACTCCGCCGGCCACACCCCGGGCCACGCGAGCTACGTGATCACCTCGGGCGGGCAGCGGCTCATCGCCTTCGGCGACGCGCTGCACAGCGCGGTGCAGATCGCCGAACCCGGCTGGCCGGTGTGGGCCGACGTCGACCGGGAGGAGGCGGTCCGCACCCGTCGGGACCTCGTGCGCGAGCTCCAGCGACCGGCCACGACCGGGTTCGGCGTGCACTTCGCCGACGTCCAGTTCGGGCGCGCGGTCACCGGCTCCGGGACCACCCGCTGGCAGCCGCTGCCGTGA
- a CDS encoding MarR family transcriptional regulator, with amino-acid sequence MEQAADTRELCSLISELAHTIEDHVRRCVADSDLTASQAIALRELTEPLSMRALAERMHCATSNVTFVVDRLEGQGLVTRRPHPTDRRAKLIALTGEGERQRAQLIERFAVDTPLGGLTPDEQQALHRLLRRALARR; translated from the coding sequence GTGGAACAGGCGGCCGACACCCGCGAGCTCTGCAGCCTGATCAGCGAACTCGCGCACACCATCGAGGACCACGTGCGCCGCTGCGTTGCGGACAGCGACCTCACCGCGTCCCAGGCGATCGCCCTGCGCGAGCTGACCGAACCGCTGAGCATGCGCGCGCTCGCCGAGCGCATGCACTGCGCGACCTCGAACGTCACCTTCGTCGTGGACCGCCTGGAGGGGCAGGGGCTGGTCACCCGCCGACCGCACCCGACCGACCGCCGCGCGAAGCTGATCGCGCTGACCGGCGAGGGCGAGCGGCAACGGGCGCAGCTCATCGAGCGGTTCGCGGTGGACACCCCGCTGGGCGGGCTCACCCCGGACGAGCAGCAAGCCCTGCACCGGCTCCTGCGGCGCGCCCTGGCCCGGCGCTGA